A genomic region of Luteibacter aegosomatissinici contains the following coding sequences:
- a CDS encoding SDR family NAD(P)-dependent oxidoreductase — MTSIQGKTIIVTGAANGIGRAEADLLAQSGANVVFTDLDEVNGTSAVEAFSGHAIFVRHDVSSALDWERVIATTIERFGRLDGLINNAGIYRPGSLEETTEEIFDRQVAINQKGTFLGMKYAAAEMKKVGGGSIVNTSSICGIRGIRGCIAYNGTKWAIRGLTKTAAAELGEYGIRVNAILPGFIDTNILAANPPEMNQQAAKDAVLNRLGSPGDIASLAQYLISDESSFVTGADFLADGGYTL; from the coding sequence ATGACCTCTATACAAGGCAAGACCATTATTGTTACTGGCGCAGCCAACGGCATCGGACGAGCGGAAGCCGATCTGCTCGCGCAGTCGGGTGCGAACGTTGTCTTCACCGACCTCGACGAGGTCAACGGCACATCGGCAGTCGAAGCATTTAGCGGCCACGCAATTTTTGTGCGCCACGATGTTTCCTCCGCGTTGGATTGGGAACGAGTGATCGCTACCACCATTGAACGCTTCGGCCGCCTAGATGGGCTAATCAACAATGCTGGCATCTACCGGCCAGGCTCGCTGGAAGAGACGACCGAGGAGATCTTCGACAGACAGGTCGCCATCAATCAGAAAGGCACCTTTCTCGGTATGAAGTACGCTGCTGCCGAGATGAAAAAGGTTGGAGGCGGTTCTATCGTCAACACTTCGTCGATCTGCGGCATCCGTGGCATCCGTGGCTGTATCGCCTACAACGGTACCAAGTGGGCGATACGCGGCTTGACCAAAACAGCCGCCGCGGAACTTGGTGAGTACGGCATCCGCGTCAATGCGATCCTGCCCGGCTTCATCGACACCAACATCCTCGCCGCCAACCCGCCAGAGATGAATCAGCAGGCAGCCAAGGACGCCGTCCTCAACCGCTTGGGGTCCCCGGGAGACATCGCGTCACTGGCGCAGTACCTAATTTCGGACGAAAGCTCCTTTGTGACCGGTGCGGACTTCTTAGCTGACGGCGGCTACACCCTTTGA